The proteins below come from a single Salinivibrio kushneri genomic window:
- the pgpA gene encoding phosphatidylglycerophosphatase A: MTDPKHRLSLSNPYHLLALGFGSGLSPIVPGTVGTLFAVPFYLAFINYGGTLGLWVAIIVGGLAGIAICGRASKDMQVHDHGAIVWDEFVGFWLTMALVPTTDWQTVLAGFVLFRLFDMVKPWPISWLDKHVHGGLGIMLDDIVAGVMAMASLWLLATYTQALTWL; encoded by the coding sequence ATGACGGATCCTAAACATCGTTTGTCTTTGAGCAATCCTTACCATTTGCTTGCGCTTGGCTTTGGCAGTGGTTTGTCACCGATTGTGCCAGGGACGGTCGGTACCTTATTTGCGGTGCCGTTTTATCTTGCGTTTATCAATTACGGCGGCACCCTTGGACTGTGGGTGGCAATTATTGTTGGTGGCCTTGCCGGCATTGCTATTTGTGGGCGGGCGTCGAAAGATATGCAAGTGCATGATCATGGCGCGATCGTTTGGGACGAATTCGTCGGGTTTTGGCTGACAATGGCGTTAGTGCCTACCACCGATTGGCAAACCGTTTTAGCGGGCTTTGTGTTATTCCGGCTTTTCGATATGGTTAAGCCATGGCCGATCAGCTGGTTGGATAAACATGTTCACGGTGGCTTGGGGATCATGCTGGATGATATTGTCGCTGGTGTGATGGCGATGGCCAGCCTCTGGCTGCTGGCAACCTATACACAGGCCTTAACCTGGTTATAG